A genomic stretch from Leptospira licerasiae serovar Varillal str. VAR 010 includes:
- a CDS encoding DUF2167 domain-containing protein translates to MIRRFLAFFFFTAILWNLPVSAQKFETDADLTKWIKSLKYETNLVPLSNKDGKLIANIQVPKGYKYLNPKDSKIVLEDVWGNPPTSEPGLGILFIANETPLDLGSYAITIDYVDEGHVDDEDSKEIKYDELLSDLREAAKEESEQRKKDGYSGLELVGWASSPYYDASAKKLHWAKEYKFEGTDVNTLNYNIRVLGRSGYLLLNVLGDISVLKRVENDVGRILKSVEFSEGNRYADYDSKIDSLAAYGIGGLIAGGLLKKAGLFAVIGGFLLKGAKLLIPAAIGLFYAVRRFIFGRGKSEDTASGPSDKET, encoded by the coding sequence ATGATTCGTCGATTCTTGGCCTTTTTCTTTTTTACGGCCATCTTATGGAATCTTCCTGTTTCCGCACAAAAATTTGAAACAGATGCAGACCTTACAAAATGGATCAAATCCTTAAAGTATGAAACTAATTTAGTCCCCCTTTCAAATAAGGACGGAAAGCTGATTGCAAATATCCAAGTCCCGAAAGGTTACAAATATCTAAATCCGAAAGATAGTAAGATCGTATTGGAAGATGTTTGGGGAAACCCTCCTACAAGCGAACCTGGATTAGGAATTTTATTTATCGCTAACGAAACACCTTTGGATCTAGGATCTTATGCGATCACAATCGATTATGTGGACGAAGGACATGTAGACGATGAGGATTCCAAAGAGATCAAATACGACGAATTATTATCCGATCTGAGAGAAGCCGCTAAGGAAGAAAGTGAACAGAGGAAAAAAGACGGATATTCCGGATTGGAATTAGTCGGTTGGGCTTCTTCTCCTTATTATGATGCTTCCGCCAAAAAGTTGCATTGGGCAAAAGAATATAAATTCGAAGGAACCGATGTTAACACTCTCAATTATAATATTCGAGTTTTAGGGAGAAGCGGCTATCTTTTGCTCAATGTGCTCGGAGATATTTCCGTTTTAAAAAGAGTGGAGAATGATGTAGGAAGGATCTTAAAGAGTGTGGAATTCTCGGAGGGAAACCGTTACGCGGATTACGATTCTAAAATAGACAGTTTAGCGGCTTACGGGATCGGAGGTTTGATCGCCGGAGGACTCCTGAAAAAAGCAGGATTGTTCGCGGTGATCGGTGGATTCTTACTGAAAGGGGCAAAATTACTGATCCCAGCCGCGATCGGTTTATTCTATGCTGTCAGAAGATTTATTTTTGGAAGAGGAAAGTCCGAGGATACAGCTTCTGGACCTTCAGACAAAGAAACCTAA